From Candidatus Sulfotelmatobacter sp., the proteins below share one genomic window:
- a CDS encoding VOC family protein: MKPLDHLVYVAFELERAVDDFERRFGVRASPGGRHPGAGTHNALLSLGGNAYLEIIAPDPLQPAPGHPRSFGLDSLRAPRLQTWAVKHADLEELLSQALALGIDLERVESGFRRRPDGVELSWRYAGIRADRLGGVIPFFIDWGVSAHPSSSAAPGLRFVGLRAEHPDPDRARALLEGLGIGIDVTRGPEAALIATLGGPRGELELR; the protein is encoded by the coding sequence TTGAAGCCGCTCGACCATCTGGTCTACGTGGCGTTCGAACTCGAGCGCGCAGTGGACGACTTCGAACGGCGCTTCGGCGTTCGGGCGAGCCCCGGCGGCCGGCACCCGGGCGCGGGCACCCACAACGCCCTGCTCTCGCTCGGCGGGAATGCCTACCTCGAGATCATCGCGCCGGACCCGCTGCAACCCGCGCCGGGTCACCCGCGCTCGTTCGGCCTCGACTCGCTCCGCGCCCCACGGCTTCAGACCTGGGCGGTGAAGCACGCCGATCTCGAAGAGCTTCTCTCGCAGGCGCTCGCGCTGGGCATCGACCTCGAGCGAGTGGAATCCGGATTCCGGCGTCGGCCCGACGGCGTCGAGCTGAGCTGGCGCTACGCCGGAATCCGGGCCGACCGGCTGGGCGGCGTGATTCCCTTCTTCATCGACTGGGGGGTTTCGGCGCACCCCTCGAGCAGTGCCGCCCCCGGGCTGAGATTCGTCGGGCTGCGCGCCGAGCATCCCGATCCCGATCGCGCCCGCGCGTTGCTCGAAGGCCTGGGCATCGGGATCGACGTCACGCGCGGGCCGGAAGCGGCGCTGATCGCGACGCTCGGCGGTCCGCGCGGCGAGCTCGAACTGCGTTAG
- a CDS encoding class I SAM-dependent methyltransferase: MNEHDPHPLYEMNPLGRFSDRAEDYRRHRPDYPAAAIDAMLRGLGDPARLRAADIGAGTGISARLLADRGVFVFAIEPNAAMRAAAEPHAGVEWREGSAEATGLEAASVRLVLCAQSFHWFRPERALPEFHRILAADGRLALVWNVREAEDPVTSEYTRIIREVSHDHPAEVRAFDSQALPESRWFSPARIESVPHSQSLDLEGLIGRATSSSYVPRDPASLQRLREQLGAVWSRHRDAGGRVSLRYRTDLFLADPSPRR, from the coding sequence ATGAACGAGCACGATCCCCATCCGCTTTACGAGATGAACCCGCTCGGCCGGTTCTCCGACCGCGCCGAGGACTACCGGCGCCACCGGCCCGACTATCCCGCGGCCGCGATCGACGCCATGCTGCGCGGGCTCGGCGACCCCGCGCGGCTGAGGGCCGCCGACATCGGCGCGGGCACCGGCATCTCGGCACGCTTGCTGGCCGATCGCGGCGTGTTCGTCTTCGCGATCGAGCCCAACGCGGCGATGCGAGCTGCCGCCGAGCCTCATGCTGGCGTCGAGTGGCGGGAGGGGAGCGCGGAGGCCACCGGCCTCGAGGCCGCGAGCGTGCGACTCGTCCTGTGCGCGCAATCCTTCCACTGGTTCCGGCCCGAGCGGGCGCTGCCCGAGTTCCACCGCATCCTGGCCGCGGACGGGCGACTCGCGCTGGTGTGGAACGTTCGCGAGGCCGAGGATCCGGTGACGAGCGAATACACGCGCATCATCCGCGAGGTGAGCCACGATCATCCCGCCGAGGTGCGCGCGTTCGATTCGCAGGCTCTGCCCGAGAGCCGCTGGTTTTCGCCGGCGCGGATCGAGAGCGTTCCGCATTCGCAATCGCTCGACCTCGAGGGGCTGATCGGCCGCGCCACCAGCTCGTCCTACGTCCCGCGCGATCCGGCCTCGCTGCAGCGCCTGCGCGAGCAGCTCGGCGCGGTATGGAGCCGGCATCGGGATGCCGGCGGTCGCGTGTCGCTGCGCTACCGCACCGATCTGTTCCTGGCCGATCCATCACCCAGGCGCTGA
- the aroC gene encoding chorismate synthase: MSSSFGRLFVVTTFGESHGPAVGVVVDGMPPGIAVEAAAIQRELDRRRPGQSALTTQRQEADQVELLSGVFEGVSLGTPIAMLVRNTDARSKDYEALREVLRPGHADYVYLEKYGVRDHRGGGRSSGRETVGRVAAGALARAALATVGVSIVGGTVQVGEERTERREWNEVEKNPVRCPDAEAAARMARVIETARDAKDSVGGVVEIVARGAPAGWGDPTMDKLDARLGAAMLSIPATKGVEIGGGFGMSALHGSQTNDVFDGERFVTNFSGGIAGGITNGADVVVRVAVRPATSIGKAQTAAKVGGGTTTVEIQGRHDPCICPRVVPVAESMMAITLMDAWLRQRALRGRDR, translated from the coding sequence ATGTCGTCTTCGTTCGGCCGGCTGTTCGTCGTCACCACCTTCGGCGAGTCGCACGGGCCGGCGGTCGGGGTGGTGGTGGACGGCATGCCGCCCGGCATTGCCGTGGAGGCGGCCGCGATCCAGCGCGAGCTGGACCGCCGCCGTCCGGGCCAGAGCGCGCTCACCACCCAGAGGCAGGAGGCCGACCAGGTGGAGCTGCTGTCGGGCGTGTTCGAAGGCGTGAGCCTCGGCACTCCGATCGCAATGCTGGTGCGCAACACCGACGCGCGATCGAAGGACTACGAAGCGCTGCGCGAGGTGCTGCGCCCCGGGCATGCCGACTACGTCTATCTGGAGAAGTACGGGGTTCGCGATCATCGCGGCGGAGGACGTTCGTCCGGGCGCGAGACGGTGGGCCGCGTGGCGGCCGGCGCGCTGGCGCGCGCGGCACTCGCCACCGTGGGCGTGAGCATCGTCGGCGGCACGGTCCAGGTGGGCGAGGAGCGCACCGAGCGGCGCGAATGGAACGAGGTCGAGAAGAATCCGGTGCGCTGCCCCGATGCCGAGGCGGCGGCGCGAATGGCCCGCGTCATCGAGACCGCGCGCGACGCGAAGGATTCGGTGGGCGGCGTGGTCGAAATCGTGGCGCGCGGCGCGCCGGCGGGGTGGGGCGATCCCACCATGGACAAGCTCGACGCCCGGCTCGGCGCCGCGATGCTGTCGATTCCCGCCACCAAGGGCGTCGAGATCGGCGGCGGGTTCGGCATGTCCGCGCTCCACGGCTCGCAGACCAACGACGTGTTCGACGGCGAACGCTTCGTGACCAATTTTTCGGGCGGCATCGCCGGCGGCATCACCAACGGCGCCGATGTGGTGGTGCGGGTGGCCGTCCGGCCGGCGACCTCGATCGGCAAGGCGCAGACCGCCGCCAAAGTGGGCGGCGGCACCACCACCGTCGAGATCCAGGGCCGCCACGATCCCTGCATTTGTCCGCGCGTGGTGCCGGTGGCCGAGAGCATGATGGCGATCACGCTGATGGACGCCTGGCTCCGCCAGCGCGCGCTGCGCGGGCGCGATCGCTAG
- the aroF gene encoding 3-deoxy-7-phosphoheptulonate synthase, translating into MLVLLQKGLPEPTVSDLMGWLRMAGLTVHRTDFEGQVRLAALGEVGTVDWEVVRKIPGVASAGKIQVPFKLASRAFQPQDTLITVGRCTIGGPQLAIMAGPCSVESETQAFAIAEAVAKSGATIMRGGAFKPRTSPYSFQGLGEAGLRILRRAADAHDLAVVSEVMDTQQVELVARYADILQIGARNMQNFSLLKEVGHTHKPILLKRGLACTIEEWLMSAEHVLSQGNSQVILCERGIRTFETYTRNTLDLNAIPVVKELSHLPVIVDPSHGTGIRNKVAPMGRAAIAAGADGVIVEVHHDPDHALSDGAQSLYPEQFDELVRQIRTIAEAIGRRV; encoded by the coding sequence ATGCTGGTGTTGCTGCAGAAGGGGCTTCCCGAACCCACGGTTTCCGACCTGATGGGCTGGCTGCGCATGGCCGGCCTGACGGTGCACCGCACCGACTTCGAGGGCCAGGTGCGGCTGGCGGCGCTGGGCGAGGTGGGCACGGTCGACTGGGAAGTGGTGCGAAAGATTCCCGGGGTCGCCTCGGCCGGCAAGATCCAGGTCCCATTCAAGCTCGCGAGCCGCGCCTTCCAGCCGCAGGACACGCTGATCACCGTCGGCCGCTGCACGATCGGGGGGCCGCAGCTCGCGATCATGGCCGGACCATGCTCGGTCGAAAGCGAGACCCAGGCGTTCGCGATCGCCGAGGCGGTGGCGAAATCCGGTGCCACCATCATGCGCGGCGGCGCGTTCAAGCCGCGCACTTCGCCCTATTCGTTCCAGGGGCTGGGCGAGGCCGGGCTGCGCATCCTGCGGCGCGCCGCCGACGCCCACGACCTCGCGGTGGTGAGCGAGGTGATGGACACGCAGCAGGTGGAACTGGTGGCGCGCTACGCCGACATCCTCCAGATCGGCGCGCGCAACATGCAGAATTTCTCCCTGCTCAAGGAGGTCGGCCACACCCACAAGCCGATCCTCCTCAAGCGTGGGCTGGCGTGCACCATCGAGGAGTGGCTGATGAGCGCCGAGCACGTGCTGTCGCAGGGCAACTCGCAGGTGATCCTGTGCGAGCGCGGCATCCGCACCTTCGAGACCTACACCCGCAACACCCTCGACCTGAACGCCATTCCGGTGGTGAAGGAGCTGAGCCATCTGCCCGTGATCGTGGATCCCTCGCACGGCACCGGAATCCGCAACAAGGTGGCGCCGATGGGACGCGCGGCGATCGCGGCCGGGGCCGATGGCGTGATCGTCGAGGTGCACCATGATCCGGATCACGCGCTCTCGGACGGCGCCCAGTCGCTCTATCCCGAGCAGTTCGACGAGCTGGTCCGGCAGATCCGCACCATCGCCGAGGCGATCGGGCGAAGAGTCTAG